Proteins co-encoded in one Leucobacter exalbidus genomic window:
- a CDS encoding YceI family protein, with the protein MSITAEQIPGYRVGTWAIDPTHSEVGFSVRHLAISKVKGKFENFSATFETAENPLESKVTATAEVASVNTNEKNRDGHLRTGDFFLADEFPELTFVSTGVRADGSDFIVDGDLTMRGVTKPVSFEFELGGFGEDAYGNYKVGFTAKTVVKREDFGLSWNAPLEKGGLLLGSDVTITLDIQAALQA; encoded by the coding sequence ATGTCGATCACCGCAGAACAGATCCCCGGCTACCGCGTTGGCACTTGGGCCATTGACCCCACGCACTCGGAGGTCGGCTTCTCGGTTCGTCACCTCGCCATCAGCAAGGTCAAGGGCAAGTTCGAGAACTTCTCGGCCACGTTCGAGACCGCAGAGAACCCCCTCGAGTCGAAGGTGACCGCCACCGCTGAGGTTGCTTCGGTCAACACGAACGAGAAGAACCGCGACGGCCACCTGCGCACCGGTGACTTCTTCCTCGCTGACGAGTTCCCCGAGCTCACGTTTGTGTCGACCGGCGTGCGTGCCGACGGCAGCGATTTCATCGTTGACGGCGACCTCACCATGCGCGGCGTTACCAAGCCCGTCAGCTTCGAGTTCGAGCTCGGTGGCTTCGGCGAAGATGCCTACGGCAACTACAAGGTCGGCTTCACCGCCAAGACCGTCGTGAAGCGCGAAGACTTCGGCCTGAGCTGGAACGCTCCCCTCGAAAAGGGTGGCCTGCTGCTCGGTTCTGATGTCACGATCACGCTCGACATCCAGGCAGCACTCCAGGCGTAA
- a CDS encoding FUSC family protein — protein MTSPVTRPWRRFERNLTGRFTVKVRPSWFQLLKGAAASIITWFVCAAIFPDQLPLFGAIAALLVMQDNVDQSLTRGIERVIGVLLGVSVAIGAGTVFGNASWLFIAAIPAAMAVGWLLRMTPSSANQIAISALLMIALGGLSLDYGVERFVETAIGAAIGVLINALVVAPVRSSSVHEAIATLTDDAALVLSEIADGLSTPRDEPWLAQMLANARALQDERRHVHQLLRQARESLRFNPRGRRYAETLADDDDQFQRLQPIVTQVIGMARALTDLYSPELAADPAVQGMADEMRRASHDLSRLVHESAGEFEMIEPPALTKPYVIPQPNPEHWVLIGSLMEDLRRVRGRITGEIV, from the coding sequence GTGACCTCACCCGTAACTCGCCCGTGGCGCCGCTTCGAGCGCAATTTAACTGGCCGTTTTACGGTGAAGGTTCGCCCCTCATGGTTCCAGCTGCTCAAGGGCGCTGCTGCCTCGATCATCACGTGGTTTGTGTGCGCCGCGATATTCCCCGATCAGCTGCCGCTCTTCGGTGCGATCGCCGCGCTGCTGGTGATGCAAGACAACGTCGACCAGTCGCTCACCCGCGGCATCGAGCGCGTCATTGGCGTCTTGCTCGGAGTTTCGGTCGCCATCGGCGCCGGCACCGTATTTGGCAATGCATCGTGGCTGTTCATCGCCGCGATCCCGGCCGCCATGGCCGTGGGCTGGCTGCTGCGCATGACCCCGTCGTCTGCGAACCAGATCGCCATCAGCGCGCTGCTGATGATCGCGCTGGGCGGTTTGAGCCTCGATTACGGGGTGGAGCGGTTCGTGGAGACCGCAATCGGCGCGGCGATTGGGGTGCTGATCAATGCGCTCGTGGTCGCCCCGGTGCGCAGCTCGTCGGTGCACGAGGCGATTGCGACGCTCACCGACGATGCGGCGCTGGTGCTTTCAGAGATCGCTGACGGGCTTTCTACCCCGCGCGATGAACCGTGGCTTGCGCAGATGCTCGCGAACGCGCGCGCACTGCAAGATGAGCGCAGGCACGTGCATCAGTTGCTGCGTCAGGCGCGCGAAAGCCTGCGGTTCAATCCTCGCGGCCGCCGCTACGCCGAAACGCTCGCCGATGACGACGACCAGTTTCAACGGCTGCAGCCGATCGTCACGCAGGTGATCGGTATGGCACGCGCCCTCACCGACCTCTACTCCCCCGAGCTCGCCGCAGACCCGGCGGTGCAGGGCATGGCCGATGAGATGCGCCGCGCCTCCCACGATCTTTCGCGGCTGGTACACGAAAGCGCGGGCGAGTTCGAAATGATCGAACCACCCGCGCTCACGAAACCGTACGTTATTCCGCAGCCCAACCCCGAGCACTGGGTGCTCATCGGCTCACTGATGGAAGATCTGCGGCGCGTGCGGGGCCGGATCACCGGAGAGATCGTCTGA
- a CDS encoding App1 family protein, translating into MQSHRAKRAIAQGKTPSVIPYIGYGTTEWVRVLGRVLYLRPDSREHTRFRPDVTAVSRVRGWRTFTSLSVPHQPVQVLVDGVPVAEVVADRGGVIDSIVPVSLDSGWHTLTLQTGDSEAADAPVKIVDPQAQLGVISDVDDTILITALPKPFVAAWNSFVLDEHARSATPGMAVMLDHLTAHHPGSPVIYLSTGAWNAAPALSRFLARNLYPMGPLLLTDWGPTHDRWFRSGQEHKRRELQRIAREFPDMRWILIGDDGQHDEGLYHEFATAYPQNVAAVLIRQLSISEAVLAGGRSKARVNRSTSGVPWVYGPDGATLREELKKLGLL; encoded by the coding sequence ATGCAATCGCACCGGGCCAAGCGCGCGATCGCGCAGGGAAAAACCCCGTCAGTCATCCCATACATTGGCTACGGCACCACCGAGTGGGTGCGCGTGCTCGGCCGCGTGCTGTACTTACGCCCCGACAGCCGCGAACACACCCGATTTCGCCCCGATGTCACCGCTGTTTCTCGCGTGCGCGGCTGGCGCACGTTCACCAGCTTGTCGGTGCCGCATCAGCCGGTGCAGGTGCTCGTTGACGGGGTGCCCGTCGCCGAGGTGGTGGCCGATCGCGGCGGCGTCATCGATTCCATCGTGCCCGTATCGCTCGATTCGGGCTGGCACACGCTCACCTTGCAGACCGGCGACAGCGAGGCCGCCGATGCGCCCGTGAAGATCGTTGACCCGCAGGCGCAGCTCGGCGTCATCTCAGACGTCGACGACACGATCCTCATCACCGCGCTCCCCAAGCCGTTTGTTGCCGCGTGGAACAGCTTCGTGCTCGATGAACACGCCCGCAGCGCGACCCCCGGCATGGCCGTGATGCTCGATCACCTCACCGCTCACCACCCGGGCAGCCCCGTCATCTATTTGTCGACGGGCGCCTGGAACGCGGCCCCCGCGCTCAGCCGCTTCTTGGCGCGCAATCTGTACCCGATGGGCCCCCTGCTGCTCACCGATTGGGGCCCCACGCACGACCGTTGGTTCCGCAGCGGTCAGGAGCACAAGCGCCGCGAACTGCAGCGCATTGCCCGCGAGTTCCCCGATATGCGCTGGATCTTGATCGGCGACGACGGCCAGCACGATGAGGGCCTGTACCACGAGTTCGCGACCGCCTACCCACAAAACGTGGCGGCCGTGCTCATCAGGCAGCTCTCCATCAGCGAGGCTGTGCTCGCCGGCGGCCGGTCGAAGGCGCGCGTCAACCGCAGCACGAGCGGTGTGCCCTGGGTGTATGGCCCCGATGGTGCGACGCTGCGCGAAGAACTCAAAAAACTCGGGTTGCTGTGA
- a CDS encoding metal-dependent hydrolase, giving the protein MMGFNHAISGAAAWVAVASTAPAFPALGIVEVEPWQLITGAVVCAGAALLPDADHHNATIAHSIPVAGRVAAGAAGSITGGHRHGMHSILAIIGCWFATGFIGTLSAQPTWWHQAIPWGAALAAAALFTFAFKVLTIAKTWPLAWLMGIVAAAALTLFLPDQMGWFQLCVTVGFTAHIAGDFLTFEGINWFWPLKFKAPKVVKSLPVISKIWKGNGYFALPILGRTGSLAERVLGTLLGLYALTGLIANLIAVYITK; this is encoded by the coding sequence ATGATGGGCTTCAACCACGCAATCTCAGGCGCCGCCGCCTGGGTGGCGGTTGCGTCTACCGCACCCGCGTTCCCCGCGCTCGGCATCGTCGAGGTCGAGCCCTGGCAGCTGATCACCGGCGCGGTTGTGTGCGCGGGTGCCGCGCTGCTGCCCGACGCCGACCACCACAACGCCACCATCGCGCATTCGATTCCGGTCGCCGGTCGCGTCGCGGCTGGTGCCGCGGGTTCAATCACCGGCGGGCACCGTCACGGCATGCACTCGATCCTCGCGATCATCGGTTGCTGGTTTGCCACCGGGTTCATCGGCACGCTCAGCGCGCAGCCTACGTGGTGGCACCAGGCGATTCCGTGGGGCGCCGCCCTCGCCGCGGCCGCGCTGTTTACGTTCGCATTCAAGGTGCTCACGATCGCAAAAACGTGGCCGCTCGCGTGGTTGATGGGCATCGTGGCCGCCGCCGCGCTCACCCTGTTTCTGCCCGACCAAATGGGCTGGTTTCAGCTGTGCGTCACGGTCGGTTTCACCGCGCACATCGCGGGCGACTTTCTCACCTTTGAGGGCATCAACTGGTTCTGGCCGCTCAAGTTCAAGGCTCCCAAGGTTGTGAAATCGCTGCCCGTCATCAGCAAGATCTGGAAGGGGAACGGCTACTTCGCGCTTCCCATTTTGGGGCGCACCGGATCCCTCGCAGAGCGCGTGCTGGGCACCCTGCTGGGGCTCTATGCCCTCACCGGCCTTATCGCGAACCTCATCGCGGTCTACATTACGAAATAG
- a CDS encoding cytochrome ubiquinol oxidase subunit I: MLDALDLARWQFGLTTLYHFIFVPLTVGMALIVAILQTVWVKTDNPKYLRLTKLFGKIFLINFAMGVVTGIVQEFQFGMNWSNYSRFVGDIFGAPLAMEGLIAFFFEATFIGLWIFGWDKLPKKIHAATIWCVWVGSVLSAYFILAANAFMQNPVGYELNDEKGRAELTDIVAVLTNPVALTQFPHTIFAAVMFAGTVMVAVAAWHLKRNQFVDDMRTTLRFGAVTNILGFLGVGLSGHSLGLVMTETQPMKMAAAEALYDSASGADASFSLFSLGTPDGAHEIFSVRIPYLLSFLSTGSFDGSVEGIRDLQSTYTEMYCGAGDTLLTCPTDGQFAPIIWITYWAFRWMIGLGALAALVSLVGLWITRKKQVQLPKWVWNVAIWTAPLPMLASLVGWVFTEMGRQPWIVFGVMTTEQAVSPGVPAWAVMVSLAVFTIVYGGLAVLEFKLITKAAKAGPPEIGETADGDTDHQSLATVY, translated from the coding sequence ATGCTCGACGCCCTTGATCTGGCGCGATGGCAATTCGGATTAACGACGCTGTACCACTTCATCTTTGTGCCACTGACGGTGGGTATGGCCCTGATCGTGGCCATTCTGCAGACGGTGTGGGTGAAGACCGATAACCCGAAGTACCTGCGCCTCACCAAACTGTTTGGCAAGATCTTTCTCATCAACTTCGCGATGGGGGTGGTCACCGGCATCGTGCAGGAGTTTCAGTTCGGCATGAACTGGTCAAACTACTCCCGCTTCGTCGGCGATATCTTTGGGGCCCCGCTCGCGATGGAGGGACTGATCGCGTTCTTCTTCGAAGCCACCTTCATTGGGCTGTGGATCTTTGGCTGGGACAAGCTGCCCAAGAAGATTCACGCCGCCACGATTTGGTGCGTGTGGGTGGGCTCAGTGCTGTCGGCCTACTTCATCCTCGCCGCCAACGCCTTCATGCAAAACCCCGTGGGCTACGAGCTCAATGACGAGAAGGGGCGCGCAGAACTCACTGACATTGTCGCGGTGCTCACAAACCCCGTCGCGCTCACCCAGTTTCCCCACACTATCTTCGCCGCGGTCATGTTTGCCGGCACGGTAATGGTCGCGGTCGCCGCCTGGCACCTCAAGCGCAACCAGTTCGTTGATGACATGCGCACCACCCTCAGGTTTGGTGCCGTCACCAACATTCTGGGGTTCTTGGGCGTTGGCCTCTCGGGCCACTCGCTCGGCCTCGTAATGACCGAAACGCAGCCCATGAAGATGGCCGCGGCCGAGGCGCTCTATGACTCAGCCTCGGGCGCCGACGCTTCGTTCTCGCTGTTTAGCCTCGGCACCCCCGATGGCGCGCACGAAATCTTCTCGGTGCGCATTCCGTACCTGCTGTCGTTCCTGTCAACGGGCAGCTTCGACGGCAGTGTGGAGGGCATTCGTGACCTGCAAAGCACCTACACCGAGATGTACTGCGGTGCAGGCGACACCCTGCTCACCTGCCCCACCGATGGCCAGTTCGCCCCGATTATCTGGATCACCTACTGGGCCTTCCGCTGGATGATTGGCCTCGGCGCACTCGCAGCACTCGTGTCGCTCGTTGGCCTGTGGATCACGCGCAAGAAGCAGGTGCAGCTGCCCAAGTGGGTCTGGAATGTTGCGATCTGGACGGCACCGCTGCCGATGCTCGCCTCACTCGTGGGATGGGTGTTCACCGAGATGGGCCGCCAGCCCTGGATCGTGTTTGGGGTGATGACCACCGAACAAGCGGTATCGCCGGGCGTACCGGCCTGGGCCGTGATGGTGTCGCTCGCGGTGTTCACCATCGTCTACGGCGGCCTTGCGGTGCTCGAGTTCAAACTCATTACGAAGGCCGCCAAGGCAGGCCCGCCAGAAATTGGCGAGACCGCTGACGGCGACACCGACCACCAGTCGCTCGCGACGGTCTACTAG
- the cydB gene encoding cytochrome d ubiquinol oxidase subunit II, whose amino-acid sequence MELTTLWFFIVGAFLIGYFVLDGFDFGVGMSLPFLGKDNTDRRVIINTIGPVWDLNETWLIVAGAAIFAAFPEWYATMFSGFYLALLLILVALILRGVSFEYRHQGKGKNWTKWFDQFIFWGSVLPPLLWGVAFANLAQGMPIVPMERGGWLFEGTLLTLLNPYGLLGGLAMLLITFTHGLVFVALKTTGEMRDNARALATKAGIVTIVVGAAFLIWTIMQHLDSDMIWLIVTASAVAAVALITAWVANLRGREGWAFTGNAIAIAFVLLAIFLALFPNVMPSNIDPAFSMSIEGAASSPKTLELMTWVAVFTMPLVIAYQAWTYWVFRRRISRDAIPAETAAH is encoded by the coding sequence ATGGAACTCACCACACTCTGGTTCTTCATCGTTGGCGCCTTTCTCATTGGCTACTTCGTGCTCGACGGCTTCGACTTCGGCGTGGGGATGTCGCTGCCGTTTCTCGGCAAAGACAACACCGATCGCCGCGTCATCATCAACACCATTGGCCCCGTCTGGGATCTGAACGAAACCTGGCTGATCGTCGCGGGCGCCGCCATATTTGCCGCGTTCCCCGAGTGGTACGCCACGATGTTCTCGGGCTTCTACCTCGCCCTGCTGCTCATTCTTGTCGCCCTGATTTTGCGCGGCGTCTCATTTGAATACCGCCACCAGGGCAAGGGCAAGAACTGGACGAAGTGGTTCGACCAATTCATCTTCTGGGGGTCGGTGCTGCCCCCGCTGCTGTGGGGCGTCGCATTCGCCAACCTGGCACAGGGGATGCCGATCGTGCCGATGGAACGAGGCGGCTGGCTCTTCGAAGGCACGCTGCTCACCCTGCTCAACCCCTACGGGCTGCTCGGCGGGCTCGCAATGCTACTGATCACTTTCACCCACGGCCTCGTGTTCGTGGCGCTGAAGACCACGGGCGAGATGCGCGACAACGCACGCGCACTCGCCACGAAGGCGGGCATCGTCACCATCGTGGTGGGCGCAGCCTTCTTGATCTGGACGATCATGCAGCACCTCGACAGCGACATGATCTGGCTGATCGTCACCGCCTCGGCGGTTGCCGCGGTCGCGCTGATCACGGCGTGGGTGGCGAACCTGCGCGGGCGTGAGGGCTGGGCCTTCACCGGCAACGCGATCGCGATCGCGTTCGTGCTGCTCGCGATCTTCCTCGCACTGTTCCCCAATGTGATGCCCTCAAACATTGATCCGGCGTTCTCGATGTCGATCGAAGGGGCCGCGAGCTCGCCCAAGACGCTCGAACTGATGACCTGGGTGGCCGTGTTCACGATGCCGCTCGTCATCGCCTACCAGGCGTGGACCTACTGGGTCTTCCGCCGGCGCATCTCGCGCGACGCCATTCCGGCAGAAACGGCAGCGCACTAA
- the cydD gene encoding thiol reductant ABC exporter subunit CydD has protein sequence MKPLDPRLLRYASAARRVLALGGGLGLIRTLATIAWCWFLANALTVIALPVLAGAGGGAGQIAQNAPDQRQLPQLIAYAAAAFIVRALAGWAMDVTAARGAVRAKEQLRSAALNALDRRAMGPAGGDGPGVSAPASAPGTVETSTILGRGLDALDGYFSGYLPQLILAVIATPVLVATILLADPVSGVTVLIVFPVIPMFMVLIGLATKAVQDRQWAQLRRLSGSFLDAVEGLSTLKIFRREHRQAARIAREADDYRVRTMKVLRVTFLSGFVLDLAGTFSIALVAVTVGTRLVEGAFPLALGLFVLLLVPEAFIPVRQVGAAFHASTEGLAASQDVFALIEGGADEVAPGVAADSAGDDTASTLTLEDVTVARGARQVAGPVSLTVAPGEVVALAGPSGAGKSSVLAAVLGFAEVTSGRLSRPGAVSWVGQRPDLARGTVATNVALGDDAPDPVLVVRALHAAQLPDVDPVTPLGALGSGLSGGQAQRVAIARGLYRAWAHDAPIIMLDEPTSALDADTEARICDMLRAEASAGRGVLVVSHRPAVLAAADRVVTLGDPEQRDRHEIASQDTDPAVPTVTQGASS, from the coding sequence ATGAAACCCCTCGACCCGCGCCTGTTGCGCTATGCCTCCGCCGCCCGCCGCGTGCTTGCGCTCGGCGGAGGCCTCGGCCTCATTCGCACCCTCGCGACCATCGCGTGGTGCTGGTTTCTCGCGAACGCCCTCACGGTGATCGCGCTGCCGGTGCTCGCTGGCGCGGGTGGAGGGGCGGGGCAGATCGCCCAAAATGCCCCGGATCAGCGGCAACTGCCGCAGCTCATCGCCTACGCCGCGGCGGCGTTTATCGTGCGCGCCCTTGCGGGCTGGGCGATGGACGTCACCGCGGCCCGCGGCGCGGTGCGGGCGAAGGAACAGTTGCGCAGCGCGGCTCTTAACGCCCTCGACCGGCGGGCCATGGGGCCCGCCGGCGGGGATGGCCCTGGGGTGAGTGCGCCGGCGAGCGCGCCCGGCACCGTTGAAACGAGCACCATTTTGGGGCGCGGCCTCGACGCCCTCGACGGCTACTTCTCGGGGTACCTGCCGCAGCTGATTCTCGCGGTGATCGCGACCCCCGTGTTGGTCGCCACGATTCTGCTCGCCGACCCCGTGAGCGGGGTCACCGTGCTCATCGTGTTCCCGGTGATTCCGATGTTCATGGTGCTCATCGGGCTCGCCACGAAGGCGGTGCAAGATCGCCAGTGGGCGCAGCTGCGCAGGCTTTCGGGGTCGTTCCTCGACGCGGTCGAGGGGCTCTCCACCCTCAAAATCTTTCGGCGGGAACACCGCCAGGCCGCACGCATCGCGCGTGAGGCCGACGACTACCGCGTGCGCACCATGAAGGTGCTGCGGGTTACCTTTCTCTCGGGTTTCGTGCTCGACCTCGCCGGCACCTTCTCCATTGCGCTCGTCGCGGTGACCGTGGGCACGCGCCTCGTTGAGGGCGCTTTTCCCCTCGCGCTCGGCCTCTTCGTGCTGCTGCTCGTGCCCGAGGCGTTCATTCCCGTGCGCCAGGTCGGTGCGGCCTTCCATGCCTCGACCGAGGGGCTCGCCGCCTCGCAAGATGTGTTCGCGCTTATCGAGGGCGGGGCTGACGAGGTGGCTCCCGGGGTCGCTGCCGACAGCGCCGGCGACGACACCGCCTCCACGCTCACGCTCGAGGATGTCACCGTGGCCCGCGGGGCACGCCAGGTCGCTGGCCCCGTCTCGCTCACCGTCGCACCCGGCGAAGTCGTGGCGCTTGCAGGGCCCTCGGGAGCCGGTAAATCCAGCGTGCTCGCCGCCGTGCTCGGGTTCGCCGAGGTCACGAGCGGCCGCCTCAGCCGCCCGGGCGCCGTCTCCTGGGTGGGCCAGCGCCCAGATCTCGCCCGTGGCACGGTCGCCACAAACGTCGCCCTGGGCGACGATGCCCCAGACCCGGTGCTCGTGGTGCGGGCGCTGCACGCCGCGCAACTGCCCGACGTTGACCCCGTAACCCCCCTGGGCGCCCTGGGCAGCGGCCTCTCGGGCGGGCAGGCGCAGCGCGTCGCCATCGCCCGCGGCCTCTACCGCGCCTGGGCACACGACGCACCGATCATCATGCTCGACGAACCCACCTCGGCGCTCGACGCCGACACCGAGGCGCGCATCTGCGACATGCTGCGCGCCGAAGCCAGCGCCGGCCGCGGGGTGCTCGTGGTGAGCCACCGCCCCGCCGTGCTGGCCGCGGCCGATCGGGTGGTGACGCTGGGCGATCCGGAGCAGCGTGATCGCCACGAAATTGCGTCGCAAGATACCGACCCCGCAGTGCCGACCGTGACCCAGGGAGCTTCCTCATGA
- the cydC gene encoding thiol reductant ABC exporter subunit CydC — MSAVTPRERVIARALPPRAKTVAGNTLGALADLCVVGLLGLSMWLIVSAAEQPPILHLTFAIVGVRALAIGRAALRYTHRLNTHDAALAQLAPLRAETFTALVPRVPGALPTSRRGELLAAFVDDVDQLQDEPLRVRGPLVTSAIVVALSLIAVALISPVAALVLFVSLAVSGALAIWLAARSAGSYDRELSAARARLSDALLERFTRTDALAAFGALGQARATIADAEAQLSRVQLGRAGSAGRTGAILACGAGAATLVTLLLVAPSALNAPLMAAVTVLPTAVFEIFAQVPAAFAAARAVRASADRVAGLTEGELPAELPVELAEGAVLEAPAAGAAGTGAVAPLADTTIELIDVAVRHPGASRPAVAGVNLTLRPGETLIVTGESGAGKSTLALALEGFLNYEGSYLIGGVEARSIPTHTLRATVGLCEQTPHLFDTDLRQNLKFARDTATDDELWAVLERVGLADWARPRGGLDAWTGERGALVSGGQGQRIALARVLLADFPVVLLDEPTAGVDGPLADKLLRDLMEAVPADRSVLLITHAEVPAELRAERLALAT; from the coding sequence ATGAGCGCAGTAACACCTCGCGAGCGCGTGATCGCGCGTGCGCTGCCGCCGCGCGCGAAAACGGTGGCCGGCAATACACTGGGCGCGCTGGCCGACCTGTGCGTCGTGGGCCTGCTCGGTCTGAGCATGTGGCTGATCGTGAGCGCGGCAGAACAGCCGCCCATTTTGCACCTCACATTTGCGATCGTGGGGGTGCGGGCGCTCGCGATTGGGCGGGCCGCGCTGCGATACACGCACCGGCTCAACACGCACGATGCGGCCCTTGCCCAGCTGGCGCCGCTGCGGGCAGAGACGTTTACGGCGCTGGTGCCGAGGGTTCCGGGGGCGCTGCCCACGAGCCGCCGCGGTGAGCTGCTCGCCGCCTTCGTTGACGACGTTGATCAGCTGCAAGACGAGCCGCTGCGGGTGCGCGGGCCGCTCGTGACGAGCGCGATCGTCGTCGCCCTGTCGCTCATCGCGGTCGCCCTGATTTCGCCCGTGGCCGCCCTGGTGCTGTTCGTGTCGCTCGCCGTTTCGGGTGCGCTCGCCATCTGGCTCGCCGCACGCTCAGCGGGCTCGTACGACCGCGAGCTGAGTGCGGCCCGGGCCCGCCTGAGCGATGCGCTGCTCGAGCGCTTCACCCGCACCGACGCCCTCGCAGCTTTTGGCGCGCTGGGGCAGGCGCGCGCCACGATCGCCGACGCCGAAGCGCAGCTGTCACGCGTGCAGCTGGGGCGGGCCGGATCAGCGGGCCGCACGGGCGCGATCTTGGCGTGTGGGGCGGGGGCTGCGACGCTCGTCACGCTTCTGCTCGTCGCACCCAGTGCGCTTAACGCGCCGCTGATGGCCGCCGTCACCGTGCTGCCCACCGCGGTATTTGAGATCTTCGCCCAGGTGCCGGCGGCATTTGCGGCCGCCCGCGCGGTGCGCGCGAGTGCCGACCGGGTCGCAGGGCTCACCGAGGGGGAGCTACCCGCTGAACTGCCGGTTGAGTTGGCTGAGGGTGCGGTGCTTGAAGCGCCGGCTGCCGGTGCTGCGGGAACTGGCGCGGTCGCGCCGCTTGCAGATACGACGATCGAGCTTATCGATGTCGCCGTGCGCCACCCGGGGGCCTCGCGGCCTGCGGTGGCCGGCGTGAACTTGACCCTGCGCCCGGGCGAAACCCTTATTGTGACGGGCGAGAGCGGCGCTGGTAAAAGCACGCTCGCCCTCGCGCTTGAGGGATTCTTGAACTACGAGGGTTCGTACCTGATCGGGGGAGTCGAGGCGCGGTCGATACCGACGCACACGCTGCGCGCCACCGTGGGCTTGTGCGAGCAAACCCCGCACCTGTTCGACACCGACCTGCGCCAGAACCTGAAGTTCGCGCGCGACACCGCTACCGATGACGAGCTTTGGGCCGTGCTCGAGCGGGTGGGGCTCGCCGACTGGGCACGCCCGCGGGGTGGCCTCGATGCGTGGACCGGTGAGCGCGGCGCGCTCGTGTCGGGCGGCCAGGGGCAGCGCATCGCGCTCGCCCGCGTGCTGCTCGCCGATTTCCCGGTCGTGCTGCTCGATGAGCCCACCGCCGGTGTCGACGGCCCGCTCGCCGACAAGCTGCTGCGCGACCTCATGGAGGCGGTGCCGGCAGACCGCTCGGTGCTGCTGATCACGCACGCTGAGGTGCCGGCGGAGTTGCGGGCGGAGCGGCTGGCCTTGGCAACCTGA
- a CDS encoding zinc-binding dehydrogenase — MKAWQFTGTNQPLELNEVAEPHAGPGQVVVEVRAAGICHSDVTALDDAGWMPLFPELPRTMGHENAGVITEVGEGMDEWKVGDRVGLAPVMSDGDALGYGKWDGGFGPRLLATNDNLVKLPDEVSFELGAMATDAGLTAYHAIMAVGGAKAGMKVGVIGLGGLGYIGARVAALSGAEVYGAEVNPETRKLADEIGLAGIADSIDAFKDKNLDLIVDYAGFGTTTAAAIETLAEFGTFVQVGMGRLEATINTYPIIINQLTIKGSKSGTKEDLEALYELMKSGQLNPPINLITQAEIPEAIDKLRVGGVVGRYIAMYEQA, encoded by the coding sequence ATGAAGGCATGGCAGTTCACCGGTACCAACCAGCCGCTCGAGTTGAATGAGGTCGCAGAGCCGCACGCCGGGCCGGGGCAGGTCGTGGTTGAGGTGAGGGCTGCAGGGATCTGCCATTCTGACGTGACTGCTCTGGATGACGCGGGTTGGATGCCACTCTTCCCAGAGCTCCCTCGCACCATGGGGCACGAGAACGCCGGTGTAATCACTGAAGTCGGCGAGGGCATGGACGAGTGGAAGGTCGGCGACCGCGTCGGCCTGGCCCCGGTGATGAGCGATGGCGACGCCCTAGGTTACGGCAAATGGGACGGTGGCTTTGGCCCCCGTCTACTCGCCACCAACGACAACTTGGTCAAACTTCCCGACGAGGTTTCTTTCGAGCTCGGCGCGATGGCGACTGATGCTGGTCTGACGGCTTACCACGCGATCATGGCCGTCGGTGGGGCCAAAGCCGGAATGAAGGTCGGCGTGATCGGACTTGGCGGCTTGGGATACATCGGCGCGCGCGTTGCGGCGCTCTCTGGTGCTGAAGTCTATGGCGCTGAAGTGAACCCCGAAACGCGGAAGCTGGCTGACGAGATCGGACTCGCGGGCATTGCCGACTCGATTGATGCGTTCAAGGATAAGAACCTCGACCTGATCGTCGACTATGCCGGTTTCGGAACAACTACGGCCGCCGCCATTGAGACGCTTGCTGAATTCGGAACGTTTGTTCAGGTCGGAATGGGTCGCCTTGAGGCAACCATCAACACCTACCCGATTATCATCAATCAGCTCACCATCAAGGGTTCAAAGTCTGGCACCAAGGAAGACCTCGAGGCGCTCTACGAGCTCATGAAGTCTGGCCAGCTAAACCCGCCGATCAACCTCATCACTCAGGCTGAAATCCCCGAGGCGATTGACAAGCTGCGCGTTGGTGGCGTAGTCGGCCGTTACATCGCCATGTACGAACAGGCATAG